A genome region from Dickeya dadantii NCPPB 898 includes the following:
- the degP gene encoding serine endoprotease DegP, producing the protein MKRKSLMLSALALSLAMAVGTLPGTAAAAESVSASGAQMPSLAPMLEKVMPSVVNISVEGHTTASRGASVPPQMQPFFGENSPFCQEGSPFQSSPMCQGEGDDDEGDGEGEAAPQQAFQALGAGVVINAAKGYVVTNNHVVENADKIQVRLNDGRKFDAKVIGKDPRSDVALIQLKDFRNLTEIKMADSDQLRVGDYAVAIGNPYGLGETATSGIISALGRSGLNIENYEDFIQTDAAINRGNSGGALVNLNGELIGLNTAILAPGGGNIGIGFAIPSNIVKNLVSQIVEYGEVKRGELGILGTELNSDIAKAMKVDAQRGAFVSQVQPDSAAARAGIKAGDVIVSMNGKPISSFSALRAQIGSLPVGSKLTLGLIREGKPVTVEVTLQQSTQSQVASGNLNSAIEGAELSNTQVNGQKGIKVDKVKPDSAAAKIGLKPDDVILGVNQQPVENIGELRKIIDSKPPVLALSIRRGNSDLYLLIQ; encoded by the coding sequence ATGAAAAGAAAATCATTGATGCTGAGTGCGTTGGCGTTGAGTCTGGCGATGGCCGTGGGCACGTTGCCTGGCACCGCCGCCGCCGCAGAGTCGGTGTCTGCGTCCGGCGCGCAGATGCCCAGCCTGGCGCCGATGCTGGAAAAGGTGATGCCGTCGGTGGTCAATATTTCGGTTGAAGGTCATACCACCGCCAGTCGTGGCGCCAGCGTACCGCCGCAAATGCAGCCTTTCTTCGGCGAAAACTCGCCTTTCTGTCAGGAAGGATCGCCTTTCCAGTCTTCACCGATGTGTCAGGGCGAAGGCGACGATGACGAGGGCGATGGCGAGGGGGAAGCTGCGCCGCAGCAGGCATTCCAGGCGTTGGGGGCCGGGGTCGTGATCAACGCGGCCAAAGGGTATGTGGTGACCAACAACCACGTAGTGGAAAACGCCGACAAGATTCAGGTGCGTCTCAATGACGGACGTAAGTTCGACGCCAAGGTCATCGGCAAGGATCCGCGCTCGGATGTGGCGCTGATCCAATTGAAGGATTTCCGTAACCTGACCGAGATTAAGATGGCGGATTCCGATCAACTGCGCGTGGGGGATTACGCGGTGGCGATCGGCAACCCTTATGGTCTGGGGGAAACCGCCACCTCCGGGATTATCTCCGCGCTGGGTCGCAGCGGGCTGAACATTGAAAACTATGAAGACTTTATCCAGACCGACGCCGCCATCAACCGCGGCAACTCCGGCGGCGCGCTGGTCAACCTGAATGGCGAGCTGATTGGCCTGAATACCGCGATCCTGGCGCCGGGCGGCGGCAACATCGGCATCGGTTTCGCTATTCCCAGTAATATCGTGAAAAACCTGGTCAGCCAGATTGTCGAATACGGTGAGGTCAAACGCGGCGAACTGGGGATTTTGGGCACCGAGCTGAATTCCGATATCGCTAAAGCCATGAAAGTGGATGCCCAGCGCGGGGCTTTCGTCAGCCAGGTGCAGCCGGATTCCGCCGCCGCCAGAGCCGGTATCAAGGCCGGTGATGTTATTGTGTCGATGAACGGCAAGCCCATCAGCAGTTTCTCCGCGCTGCGCGCCCAAATCGGTTCGTTGCCGGTGGGCAGCAAGCTGACACTGGGGCTGATTCGCGAAGGGAAACCGGTGACGGTGGAGGTAACCCTGCAACAGAGCACGCAATCGCAGGTGGCGTCTGGTAACCTGAATTCCGCGATCGAAGGGGCTGAGTTGAGCAATACCCAGGTTAACGGTCAGAAAGGTATCAAGGTTGATAAGGTGAAACCGGATTCTGCGGCGGCGAAAATCGGCCTGAAACCGGATGATGTCATCCTCGGCGTGAACCAGCAGCCGGTAGAAAATATTGGCGAACTGCGCAAAATCATCGACAGTAAACCACCGGTATTGGCGCTGAGCATCCGACGCGGCAACAGCGATCTCTACCTGTTGATTCAATAA
- the dgt gene encoding dGTPase → MSDIDFSKKISFQRPFSKPKDKKDAYAIEREFESDRGRIINSAAIRRLQQKTQVFPLERNAAVRSRLTHSMEVQQVGRYIAKEILGQLRKSGQLGALGLGTLETPFESLIEMACLMHDIGNPPFGHFGEAAINNWFSQRLAPEGKPPGAGEDPCQVACLRLDDEGEAELNALRSRIRHDLSNFEGNAQAIRLVHSLLKLNLTYAQVGCILKYTKPAYWAQPIPHEYSYLMKKAGFYLSEETFVRQLRSELEMGEFHRHPLTYIMEAADDISYCIADLEDAVEKKIVTYQQLYERLEDAWGTRAEKDVFSRTIERAYTERQHMQGRSESDQFFMKLRVNTVNTMVGYVTRRFIEHLPAIYDGSFNRSLLEEDKDDYGRLLKIFKDVARKFVFNHHEVEQLELQGDRIISGLLEIYSPLLNMPYHDFCQLVNDDTHKRYPIETRLYHKLSSKHCHAYREATCALPALPAAEQEVWEYYYRARLILDYISGMTDLYAYDEYRRLMAVD, encoded by the coding sequence ATGTCTGATATCGATTTTTCGAAGAAAATCAGTTTTCAGCGGCCTTTCAGTAAACCGAAAGACAAAAAGGATGCCTATGCCATTGAGAGGGAGTTCGAAAGCGACCGCGGGCGTATCATCAATTCAGCCGCTATCCGTCGGCTACAGCAGAAAACTCAGGTCTTCCCGCTGGAGCGCAACGCCGCCGTGCGATCCCGTCTGACGCACTCGATGGAGGTGCAGCAGGTCGGGCGCTATATCGCCAAGGAAATCCTCGGGCAACTGCGCAAAAGCGGCCAACTGGGCGCGCTGGGGTTGGGAACGCTGGAAACGCCGTTTGAAAGCCTGATCGAAATGGCCTGCCTGATGCATGATATCGGCAACCCGCCGTTCGGGCATTTCGGCGAGGCGGCGATCAATAACTGGTTTAGCCAGCGACTGGCGCCGGAAGGTAAACCGCCGGGCGCCGGCGAGGATCCCTGTCAGGTGGCCTGTCTGCGGCTGGATGACGAGGGGGAGGCGGAACTGAATGCGCTGCGCAGCCGTATCCGCCATGATCTGAGCAATTTCGAAGGTAATGCCCAGGCGATCCGATTGGTGCATTCGCTGCTGAAACTCAATCTGACCTATGCCCAGGTCGGCTGCATTTTGAAATACACCAAACCGGCTTACTGGGCGCAGCCCATTCCGCACGAGTACAGCTACCTGATGAAAAAAGCCGGCTTTTACCTGTCGGAAGAGACGTTTGTCCGGCAATTGCGCAGCGAGCTGGAGATGGGCGAGTTTCACCGTCATCCGCTGACCTACATCATGGAAGCGGCGGATGATATCTCCTACTGCATCGCCGATCTGGAAGATGCGGTGGAGAAGAAGATCGTGACTTACCAGCAACTGTACGAGCGGCTTGAGGATGCCTGGGGAACGCGGGCGGAGAAGGACGTTTTCAGCCGCACTATCGAACGGGCGTATACCGAACGGCAGCATATGCAAGGGCGCAGCGAGAGTGACCAGTTTTTCATGAAACTGCGCGTGAACACCGTCAACACCATGGTGGGATACGTGACGCGGCGTTTTATTGAGCACTTGCCGGCGATTTATGACGGTAGCTTCAACCGTTCGCTGCTGGAAGAAGACAAGGACGACTACGGGCGATTATTAAAGATCTTTAAAGATGTCGCCAGAAAGTTCGTGTTTAATCACCATGAAGTTGAACAACTGGAGCTGCAGGGCGATCGCATAATCAGCGGCCTGCTGGAGATCTACAGCCCGTTGCTGAACATGCCGTACCACGATTTTTGCCAGTTGGTGAATGACGATACCCACAAGCGTTATCCGATCGAAACCCGGTTGTACCACAAACTCTCCAGCAAGCATTGCCACGCCTACCGCGAGGCGACTTGTGCCTTACCGGCATTACCCGCCGCCGAACAGGAGGTGTGGGAGTATTACTACCGCGCCCGGTTGATTCTCGATTACATCAGCGGTATGACCGATTTATACGCCTATGATGAATACCGCCGGCTGATGGCGGTGGATTGA
- the mtnN gene encoding 5'-methylthioadenosine/S-adenosylhomocysteine nucleosidase has translation MKVGIIGAMEQEVTLLREQIQNRQTFQRAGCEIYSGQLHGVEIALLKSGIGKVSAALGTTLLLEHCQPDVVINTGSAGGLASSLKVGDIVVSDEVRYHDADVTAFGYEPGQMAGCPAAFTVDEKLIALAQDAIGQLQLNAVRGLVVSGDAFINGKAPLARIRQTFPQAIAVEMEATAIGHVCHQFGVPFVVVRAISDVADQESHLSFDEFLVTAAQQSTRMVETMLRSLAQQR, from the coding sequence ATGAAAGTTGGCATTATTGGCGCAATGGAACAAGAAGTGACGCTGTTGAGAGAACAGATCCAGAACCGCCAGACCTTCCAGCGCGCGGGCTGCGAGATCTACAGCGGCCAGTTGCACGGCGTGGAGATCGCGCTGCTGAAATCCGGCATCGGCAAAGTATCGGCCGCGCTGGGCACCACGCTGCTGCTGGAACACTGCCAGCCGGACGTAGTGATCAATACCGGTTCCGCCGGCGGTCTGGCGTCGTCGCTCAAGGTCGGCGATATCGTGGTGTCCGACGAGGTGCGCTACCACGACGCCGACGTTACCGCATTTGGCTATGAACCCGGCCAGATGGCGGGTTGCCCGGCCGCGTTTACCGTCGATGAAAAACTGATCGCGCTGGCGCAGGACGCCATCGGCCAGTTGCAGTTGAACGCAGTACGCGGGCTGGTGGTAAGCGGCGATGCCTTCATCAACGGCAAAGCGCCGCTGGCGCGTATTCGTCAGACCTTCCCGCAGGCCATCGCCGTGGAAATGGAAGCCACCGCTATCGGACACGTCTGCCATCAGTTTGGCGTGCCGTTTGTGGTCGTTCGCGCCATTTCTGACGTGGCGGATCAGGAGTCTCACCTCAGTTTCGACGAATTTCTGGTTACCGCCGCCCAGCAATCCACCCGGATGGTGGAAACCATGCTGCGGTCGCTGGCGCAGCAGCGCTAA
- the btuF gene encoding vitamin B12 ABC transporter substrate-binding protein BtuF, with product MKSVYFPTLWLLTLLWLPLCRAEPVAQRVVSLAPHVTEMAFAAGLGERLVGVSAWSNYPPEAERIEQVATWQGINLERILALKPDLVLAWREGNAQRPMDQLASLGIHILYLDPATLDDIPRQLEMLAQYSPHPEQAREAALRFRQQQQALTQQYGHSTPVPVFLQFGSQPLFTSSRATLQSQVVSLCGGDNVFADSPVPWPQVSREQVIRRQPRVIVIGGPPGAAEQVRAFWQPQLNPEVIAVNEDWFSRTGPRLMLAAEQLCRQLAAWRR from the coding sequence TTGAAATCCGTTTATTTTCCTACCCTGTGGCTGCTGACGCTGTTATGGCTGCCGCTGTGCCGGGCCGAGCCGGTGGCGCAGCGCGTCGTCAGCCTGGCGCCGCATGTCACCGAAATGGCGTTCGCCGCCGGGCTGGGCGAACGGCTGGTGGGCGTCAGCGCCTGGTCTAACTATCCGCCTGAAGCCGAACGCATCGAGCAGGTCGCCACCTGGCAAGGCATCAATCTGGAACGCATTCTGGCGTTGAAACCGGATCTGGTGCTGGCCTGGCGAGAGGGAAATGCGCAGCGGCCAATGGACCAACTGGCGTCACTCGGCATCCATATCCTGTACCTCGACCCGGCTACGCTGGACGACATTCCGCGCCAGTTGGAGATGCTGGCGCAGTACAGCCCGCACCCGGAGCAGGCGCGGGAAGCGGCGCTGCGATTCCGCCAGCAGCAACAGGCGCTGACGCAGCAGTACGGGCACAGCACGCCGGTACCGGTGTTTCTGCAGTTCGGCAGTCAGCCGCTGTTTACCTCGTCGCGGGCGACGCTGCAAAGCCAGGTAGTCAGCCTATGCGGCGGCGACAACGTGTTCGCCGACAGCCCGGTGCCCTGGCCGCAGGTGAGCCGCGAGCAGGTCATCCGGCGTCAGCCGCGGGTGATCGTCATCGGCGGGCCGCCCGGCGCAGCGGAGCAGGTCAGGGCATTCTGGCAGCCGCAGTTGAACCCCGAGGTGATAGCGGTCAACGAAGATTGGTTTAGCCGCACCGGCCCGCGGCTGATGCTAGCCGCAGAGCAACTGTGTCGGCAATTGGCCGCGTGGCGGCGCTGA
- the erpA gene encoding iron-sulfur cluster insertion protein ErpA, whose amino-acid sequence MSDDIALPLQFTDAAANKVKLLIADEDNPELKLRVYITGGGCSGFQYGFTFDDQVNDGDMTIEKQGVSLVVDPMSLQYLIGGSVDYSEGLEGSRFVVTNPNAKTTCGCGSSFSI is encoded by the coding sequence ATGAGCGATGATATAGCACTGCCCCTGCAGTTTACGGATGCGGCGGCTAACAAGGTGAAACTCCTGATTGCTGATGAAGATAATCCGGAACTGAAACTTCGGGTTTACATCACTGGCGGCGGCTGTAGCGGCTTCCAGTACGGTTTTACCTTTGACGATCAGGTTAACGACGGTGATATGACCATTGAAAAACAAGGGGTATCCCTGGTGGTCGATCCGATGAGTCTGCAATACCTGATCGGCGGTTCGGTGGATTACAGCGAAGGGCTGGAAGGCTCCCGTTTTGTGGTGACCAACCCGAACGCGAAAACCACCTGCGGCTGCGGTTCGTCTTTCAGCATCTGA
- the clcA gene encoding H(+)/Cl(-) exchange transporter ClcA, whose product MPSSFSLPAAVRSAAIRQLVRRDKTPAYILVMAALTGTLVGLIGVGFSQAANAVQHWRLALLSSQSGSGWVWPLSILISAGLAMVGYWLVRRFAPEAGGSGIPEIEGALEDLRPVRWWRVLPVKFFGGMGTLGAGMVLGREGPTVQLGGNVGGMVADLFPVRKPEVRHSLLATGAAAGLTAAFNAPLAGILFIIEEMRPQFRYNLISIKAVFIGVIMASVVYRWLEGEQAVIDVGQLPSAPVGTLWLYLLLGILFGAVGVLFNALVLGAQARFLRFHGHSMPRFLLVGLVAGGVSGLLTPAFSDATGGGFSLIPVAAAEHYGVGMLLTIFLARVGMTLLCFCSGAPGGIFAPMLSLGTLLGAAFGMVCAHLFPAWELGAGTFAVAGMGALFAASVRAPLTGIVLVLEMTDNYQLILPMIITCLGATLVAQFLGGKPLYSCILARTLARQAQQTSSAAVPIDGIKS is encoded by the coding sequence ATGCCTTCTTCCTTTTCTCTACCGGCTGCGGTACGCAGCGCCGCTATCCGACAACTTGTCCGCCGTGACAAAACACCGGCCTACATATTGGTGATGGCCGCGTTGACCGGTACGCTGGTCGGCTTGATCGGCGTGGGGTTCAGTCAGGCAGCGAATGCGGTGCAGCACTGGCGGCTGGCGTTGTTGTCGTCTCAGTCGGGAAGCGGCTGGGTGTGGCCGTTGAGTATCCTGATATCGGCCGGGTTGGCGATGGTCGGTTACTGGCTGGTGCGACGGTTCGCGCCGGAAGCCGGTGGTTCCGGTATTCCTGAAATCGAAGGCGCGCTGGAGGATTTGCGTCCGGTGCGCTGGTGGCGGGTGCTGCCGGTGAAATTTTTTGGCGGCATGGGGACGCTGGGCGCGGGCATGGTGCTGGGGCGGGAAGGTCCGACGGTGCAGCTGGGCGGAAACGTCGGCGGCATGGTGGCGGATCTGTTCCCGGTACGCAAACCGGAAGTGCGCCATTCGCTGCTGGCGACCGGCGCCGCCGCCGGGTTGACGGCGGCGTTCAACGCGCCGCTGGCGGGAATTCTGTTCATCATTGAAGAGATGCGCCCACAGTTTCGCTACAACCTGATTTCCATCAAAGCGGTGTTTATCGGCGTCATCATGGCCAGTGTGGTTTACCGATGGCTGGAGGGGGAGCAGGCGGTCATCGATGTGGGGCAGTTGCCGTCCGCGCCGGTCGGCACGCTGTGGCTGTATTTGCTGCTTGGCATTTTGTTCGGCGCGGTAGGGGTATTGTTCAATGCGCTGGTGTTGGGGGCGCAGGCGCGTTTCCTGCGTTTTCACGGCCATTCCATGCCGCGTTTTTTGCTGGTCGGGCTGGTGGCCGGCGGGGTGTCCGGCCTGTTGACGCCGGCGTTCAGCGACGCGACCGGCGGCGGTTTTTCGCTGATTCCGGTGGCGGCGGCGGAGCATTATGGCGTGGGGATGCTGCTGACGATTTTTCTGGCTCGGGTCGGCATGACGTTACTTTGCTTCTGCTCCGGCGCGCCGGGGGGCATTTTTGCGCCGATGCTGTCGCTGGGTACGTTGCTGGGCGCGGCGTTCGGCATGGTGTGCGCGCATCTGTTTCCTGCCTGGGAATTGGGCGCCGGCACGTTTGCCGTGGCGGGGATGGGCGCGTTGTTCGCCGCGTCGGTCCGCGCGCCGTTGACCGGCATTGTACTGGTGCTGGAGATGACCGATAACTACCAATTGATTTTGCCGATGATCATCACCTGCCTCGGCGCTACGCTGGTGGCGCAGTTCCTCGGCGGCAAGCCGCTCTATTCCTGTATTCTGGCGCGCACGCTGGCGCGTCAGGCGCAGCAGACGTCATCCGCCGCCGTGCCGATAGACGGCATCAAATCTTGA